In one window of Desulfovibrio sp. DNA:
- a CDS encoding formylglycine-generating enzyme family protein, whose product MKCKYCCQASLFLFSLTLLCCLLCLMALPSPATAALARKGELSLADATNPKPADDDIILPMPCNLSMAFKLVAVPAKGLLWDMPMRPGIDDSANADRAYYDRRYNTALSGAFSLEDLPPDWRKLAPKGQNYFYLVAKYEVSNLQWQAVMDNACPATQPLAGEAAKPVTDISWYAAVDFTQKYTAWLLQNSPQSLPHFSGDNRNVGFMRLPTETEWEYAARGGHMAGSQQLLQEDFFALPPGANKEDYAVYRPEGSARVEDTANIGSRKPNPLGIYDTAGNAAEMVLDAFRFSLAGRLHGSAGGFVRKGGSFLSGEAEILPGRREETPFFMADGPAHSRDMGFRPVISGINTPGGSRPQELQAEWSKAGESMTAAGYDTQAARNPLEELDRLLVSAPNEAVKKNLQELRNTIKENNITLERQKQLEAQSLMRTGVYMTETIRNYSSRRKSLQSQIEGMQRDSKTTKGAELEKLRQIMDTARRGLVMLDTSLDKSLTFYRSKVEDGAKLTPETLSAAYDSLSKDFSGSDPFNENMRRNLELYRNHVDLFRKNKVLSREAMQKEILERRFQ is encoded by the coding sequence GTGAAGTGTAAGTACTGCTGTCAGGCAAGTCTTTTCCTGTTCAGCCTGACGCTGCTTTGCTGCCTGCTTTGCCTTATGGCATTGCCGTCTCCTGCCACTGCAGCCCTGGCCCGCAAAGGCGAACTCAGCCTGGCGGACGCCACTAATCCCAAACCCGCAGATGACGACATAATACTGCCCATGCCCTGCAACCTGAGCATGGCGTTCAAGCTGGTGGCTGTGCCCGCCAAGGGGCTGCTGTGGGACATGCCCATGCGGCCGGGCATTGACGACAGCGCCAATGCCGATCGAGCGTATTATGACCGCCGATACAACACGGCTCTTTCCGGGGCGTTTTCTCTTGAAGATCTGCCGCCGGACTGGCGCAAACTGGCCCCCAAGGGGCAAAACTACTTTTACCTTGTCGCCAAATACGAGGTTTCCAACCTGCAATGGCAGGCCGTCATGGACAATGCCTGTCCGGCAACACAGCCTCTCGCAGGCGAAGCTGCAAAGCCCGTTACCGACATAAGTTGGTACGCGGCCGTGGACTTTACGCAAAAATACACGGCCTGGCTGTTGCAGAACTCGCCCCAGTCATTACCGCACTTTTCAGGCGACAACCGCAACGTGGGCTTTATGCGCCTGCCCACGGAAACAGAATGGGAATATGCCGCGCGTGGCGGCCATATGGCAGGCAGCCAGCAGCTTTTGCAGGAAGACTTTTTTGCCTTGCCCCCAGGAGCCAATAAAGAGGATTACGCCGTATACCGGCCGGAAGGATCCGCCCGCGTCGAAGACACCGCCAATATAGGGTCACGCAAACCCAATCCTCTTGGAATTTATGACACGGCTGGCAATGCCGCAGAAATGGTGCTGGACGCCTTTCGCTTTTCACTGGCTGGCCGCCTGCACGGCTCCGCTGGCGGCTTTGTCCGCAAAGGCGGCTCCTTCCTTTCTGGCGAGGCCGAAATCTTGCCCGGCCGCCGTGAAGAAACCCCGTTCTTTATGGCCGATGGCCCTGCGCATTCGCGTGACATGGGTTTTCGCCCTGTTATTTCCGGCATTAACACACCGGGCGGCAGCCGCCCGCAGGAATTGCAGGCAGAATGGAGCAAGGCTGGCGAATCAATGACCGCAGCGGGCTATGACACGCAGGCCGCGCGTAATCCGCTTGAGGAACTCGACCGCCTGCTTGTGTCCGCCCCCAATGAGGCCGTGAAGAAGAACCTTCAGGAACTGCGCAATACCATTAAAGAAAACAATATCACGCTCGAGCGGCAAAAACAGCTTGAGGCGCAGTCGCTCATGCGCACCGGCGTGTACATGACTGAAACCATCCGCAATTACTCCAGCAGGCGCAAATCGCTGCAATCACAGATTGAGGGCATGCAGCGGGACAGCAAGACGACCAAGGGGGCCGAACTTGAAAAACTGCGCCAGATAATGGATACTGCCCGCAGAGGGCTTGTCATGCTGGATACCAGCCTGGACAAGTCTTTGACCTTTTACCGCAGCAAGGTGGAGGACGGCGCAAAATTAACGCCGGAAACGCTGTCGGCTGCCTATGACTCTCTGAGCAAAGACTTCAGCGGCAGTGATCCCTTCAACGAAAACATGCGGCGCAACCTTGAGTTGTACCGTAACCATGTGGACTTGTTCCGCAAAAATAAGGTACTGTCGCGTGAGGCCATGCAAAAGGAAATTTTGGAACGTCGCTTTCAGTAG
- a CDS encoding NAD(P)-dependent oxidoreductase, whose amino-acid sequence MADKMRIGWIGTGVMGLSMAGHLQAAGYPLTVYNRTRAKTEPLLAKGAQWADTPREVAAKSDVVFTIVGYPRDVESVILGENGILQGLAPGDLVCDMSTSSPVLAERIAVTALQQGCVSLDAPVTGGDIGARNATLSIFVGGEKEGYEKLEPCFKAMGKNILHCGAAGFGQKAKLANQVAVAGVMFSVCESCFFAQEAGLDVAKWLELVVQGAAGSKAMDTLGRRILKSDFDPGFFINHFIKDLGLCLDECRRMQIVLPGIGLAEQLYRSMQARGQGDLGTQALIDCLATLSGKQWRSHS is encoded by the coding sequence ATGGCTGATAAAATGCGCATTGGGTGGATTGGCACTGGCGTTATGGGTTTATCCATGGCGGGGCATCTGCAGGCCGCAGGCTATCCCCTGACTGTATACAACCGCACCCGCGCCAAGACCGAACCGTTGCTTGCCAAGGGGGCGCAGTGGGCCGATACCCCGCGTGAAGTAGCGGCCAAATCCGATGTGGTCTTTACCATTGTAGGCTACCCCCGCGATGTAGAAAGCGTGATTCTTGGCGAAAACGGCATACTGCAGGGGCTGGCCCCAGGCGACCTTGTTTGCGACATGAGCACGTCCAGCCCCGTTCTTGCGGAACGCATCGCCGTGACGGCTCTGCAGCAGGGCTGCGTCTCTCTGGATGCCCCCGTGACGGGCGGCGATATCGGCGCCCGCAACGCGACCCTCTCCATCTTTGTAGGCGGTGAAAAAGAAGGGTACGAAAAGCTTGAGCCCTGCTTCAAGGCAATGGGCAAGAATATTCTGCACTGCGGCGCGGCCGGTTTCGGCCAGAAGGCCAAACTTGCCAATCAGGTGGCCGTTGCTGGCGTCATGTTCAGCGTGTGCGAATCCTGCTTTTTCGCGCAGGAAGCAGGCCTTGACGTGGCCAAATGGCTGGAGCTGGTGGTGCAGGGCGCTGCCGGCAGCAAGGCGATGGACACCCTGGGACGCCGCATCCTCAAAAGTGACTTTGATCCGGGCTTTTTCATCAATCACTTCATTAAAGACCTCGGCCTCTGCCTTGACGAATGCCGCCGCATGCAGATTGTACTGCCCGGCATAGGCCTGGCTGAACAGCTGTACCGCAGCATGCAGGCCAGAGGTCAGGGCGACCTGGGCACCCAGGCGCTTATTGACTGCCTTGCCACCCTTTCCGGCAAACAGTGGCGCTCGCACAGTTAG